From the Fibrobacter sp. UWB10 genome, one window contains:
- a CDS encoding glycosyl hydrolase family 8, translating to MKNILKVAIGALALTAATSSFAGQYPFPQNMKHPHGTTIEYADTDMIKAHYQKWKKAWYNSNNGWIYAPEGTGSTVSEAIAYGMLIAVYMDDQSMFDKVYSVWTSNGGNGGGMNWRIGDGGGTGSATDADVDAALALVMASKQWSKDSYLTDAKKIISWIGTNDINGGHVKPGNQWNDAFNPSYGTLANFELFKSVDASGPWSNVLSTTASDLKACQNSSTGLVPDWCDWNSHKPTKTSASVAQTENAGFFDDAARTPWRMAWAYYWYGNSDAKAFNKKVSDWLIPTTHTASGVNSGYYVDGQPELSTKRRFVSSTFSGGLGLATSSVDGDDAKAYLGTTYKALSSLTSCETAQGCGEGVAGEKYYPATLNLLYLLLMTGNMPNLYDISKFTKFTPDPSKAPSVSEIGGTQMQPKDTTVGLSGFWNWGAYHDKLNIGTKMVPDSGSSPLFLKEDGQIYAEASMEIGPEPEWTKEKAEAGLLKYPSAGIAMSFLANDKKGVNFNTLGIKAVRVTMKSSGPIRMAILNEFTAEAGAEPGIFVPTSSDYKATTYDMTPYDQGVKGFDNDNFGGLLDWVDKNEAPEGTQIVTAVTGFKWEVKDAKGGIGEFSIKSIEFLDASGNVIDPATITGIKIQSGPITGIKTAVAPAAAKISVSGMTISAGAAQDIAVFSLQGKKIASGKASVTVPSKGIYLVRVNGKLSKVNVK from the coding sequence ATGAAGAACATTCTCAAAGTTGCGATTGGTGCGCTCGCTCTCACGGCGGCAACCTCCTCCTTTGCGGGTCAATACCCCTTCCCGCAGAACATGAAGCATCCGCACGGCACGACCATTGAATATGCCGATACGGACATGATCAAGGCCCACTACCAGAAGTGGAAAAAGGCCTGGTACAATTCCAACAATGGTTGGATTTATGCACCGGAAGGAACCGGTTCTACCGTTTCCGAAGCTATCGCTTACGGTATGTTGATTGCAGTCTACATGGATGACCAGTCCATGTTCGATAAGGTTTATAGCGTTTGGACATCCAACGGCGGTAACGGCGGTGGTATGAACTGGCGCATCGGTGATGGTGGCGGTACCGGTTCTGCAACTGACGCAGACGTTGACGCTGCTCTCGCTCTCGTGATGGCTTCCAAGCAGTGGAGCAAGGATTCCTACTTGACCGACGCCAAGAAGATTATCTCTTGGATTGGCACCAACGATATTAACGGTGGCCACGTTAAGCCGGGTAACCAGTGGAACGATGCTTTCAACCCGAGCTATGGTACGCTCGCTAACTTTGAACTCTTCAAGTCTGTTGACGCTTCTGGTCCGTGGTCCAACGTGCTTTCGACCACTGCTTCTGACCTGAAGGCTTGCCAGAACTCCTCTACGGGTCTTGTCCCGGACTGGTGCGACTGGAACTCTCATAAGCCGACTAAGACTTCTGCTTCTGTGGCCCAGACCGAAAATGCAGGCTTCTTCGATGACGCTGCCCGTACTCCGTGGCGCATGGCTTGGGCTTACTACTGGTATGGTAATTCCGATGCAAAGGCCTTCAACAAGAAGGTTTCTGATTGGCTCATCCCGACTACTCACACCGCTAGTGGCGTGAACTCCGGTTACTATGTAGATGGTCAGCCGGAACTCTCTACCAAGCGTCGTTTCGTTTCTTCTACCTTCTCTGGTGGTCTCGGCCTCGCCACTTCTTCTGTTGATGGTGATGACGCTAAGGCTTACCTCGGTACGACCTATAAGGCTCTTTCCTCTCTCACGAGCTGCGAAACTGCTCAGGGTTGCGGTGAAGGCGTTGCCGGTGAAAAGTACTATCCGGCTACTTTGAACCTCCTTTACCTCCTCCTCATGACCGGTAACATGCCGAACCTCTATGATATTTCCAAGTTCACCAAGTTCACTCCGGATCCGAGCAAGGCTCCGTCTGTTTCTGAAATCGGTGGTACTCAGATGCAGCCCAAGGATACGACAGTTGGTCTTTCTGGCTTCTGGAACTGGGGTGCATACCATGACAAGCTCAATATCGGTACCAAGATGGTTCCGGATTCTGGTTCTTCTCCGCTCTTCCTCAAGGAAGATGGTCAGATTTATGCCGAAGCCTCTATGGAAATTGGTCCGGAACCGGAATGGACCAAAGAAAAGGCCGAAGCAGGTCTTCTCAAGTATCCGTCTGCCGGTATCGCCATGTCCTTCCTCGCTAACGATAAGAAGGGTGTGAACTTCAATACTCTTGGTATTAAGGCTGTTCGCGTGACCATGAAGTCTTCTGGCCCGATTCGTATGGCTATCCTTAATGAATTCACTGCCGAAGCTGGTGCTGAACCGGGTATTTTCGTTCCGACGAGTTCTGATTACAAGGCTACGACTTATGACATGACTCCGTACGATCAGGGTGTCAAGGGCTTCGATAACGATAACTTCGGCGGCCTCCTTGACTGGGTTGACAAGAACGAAGCTCCGGAAGGAACTCAGATCGTTACCGCTGTGACTGGCTTCAAGTGGGAAGTTAAGGACGCTAAGGGTGGTATCGGTGAATTCTCCATCAAGTCCATCGAATTCCTCGATGCTTCCGGCAATGTGATTGATCCGGCCACGATTACCGGCATCAAGATCCAGTCTGGTCCGATTACCGGCATCAAGACCGCTGTTGCTCCGGCTGCTGCAAAGATCTCTGTCTCTGGCATGACCATCTCTGCTGGCGCTGCTCAGGATATCGCAGTGTTCTCTCTCCAGGGCAAGAAGATTGCTTCTGGCAAGGCTTCCGTAACTGTTCCGAGCAAGGGTATCTACCTGGTTCGCGTGAACGGCAAGCTCTCCAAGGTGAACGTCAAGTAA
- a CDS encoding sugar porter family MFS transporter, translated as MSNAKSNMGHILLITLSAAIGGFLFGFDSSVINGANGALKIHFNATDYQLAWAVSLALIGAAVGAYFAGRLADMFGRVRCMLAASALFLVSAIGSGVPFGIPDFIFWRVIGGVGIGVASIIAPIYIAETAPAHLRGRLGSMQQFAIVIGIFVALLSNYLIVRLAGSANNVLFGGFKAWQIMFWVEIVPAALYGLAAWKLPESPRYLVHKGRLEEAKEVLAKIDSEGVDKEIENIHETFKNEKPAKLADLLELVGGKKRIAPIVWAGLGLAILQQLVGINVIFYYGTMLWQSVGFGESDAFLTSVISSGVNLVMTIVAIMLIDKLGRKPLLLIGSVGMAITLSTLTVCFMNANSDGSLPNAAGVIALIAANLYITFFAVSWGPVMWVMLGEMFNNRIRAVAIAICGLAQWGANFIVTWSFPVLTGKDGIGVGPTYAIYSFFAIFSIFFVAKFIKETKGKELEEM; from the coding sequence ATGTCCAACGCAAAGTCCAACATGGGACACATTCTACTCATAACCCTATCTGCCGCTATTGGCGGATTCCTATTCGGTTTCGATTCTTCCGTGATTAACGGGGCGAACGGAGCCTTGAAAATCCACTTTAACGCAACTGACTATCAACTTGCCTGGGCTGTGTCGCTCGCACTGATTGGCGCTGCTGTGGGCGCCTACTTTGCGGGCCGTCTTGCCGATATGTTCGGCCGCGTTCGCTGTATGCTTGCCGCATCGGCCTTGTTCCTAGTGAGTGCTATCGGTTCGGGCGTTCCGTTCGGAATTCCTGACTTTATATTCTGGCGCGTCATTGGCGGTGTCGGTATCGGTGTCGCTTCTATTATCGCCCCGATTTACATCGCAGAAACTGCGCCAGCGCATTTACGTGGGCGCTTGGGTTCAATGCAGCAGTTTGCCATCGTGATCGGTATTTTCGTGGCACTACTATCGAACTATCTGATTGTTCGTTTAGCGGGTTCTGCAAATAACGTTCTCTTTGGCGGATTCAAGGCTTGGCAAATAATGTTCTGGGTCGAAATCGTTCCGGCAGCCCTCTACGGACTTGCCGCCTGGAAACTCCCCGAATCCCCGCGCTACCTTGTGCATAAGGGACGCCTAGAAGAGGCAAAAGAAGTCCTCGCCAAGATTGATTCCGAGGGTGTCGACAAAGAAATTGAAAACATTCACGAGACTTTCAAGAACGAAAAGCCTGCAAAACTGGCCGATTTGCTCGAATTGGTCGGTGGCAAAAAGCGAATCGCCCCCATTGTGTGGGCAGGCCTTGGCCTTGCTATTTTGCAACAACTTGTAGGCATTAACGTCATCTTCTATTATGGCACCATGCTTTGGCAGAGTGTAGGCTTCGGTGAAAGCGACGCCTTCCTCACCAGCGTTATTTCTAGTGGTGTAAACCTGGTGATGACGATTGTGGCCATTATGCTTATCGATAAGCTCGGCCGTAAACCGCTTCTCCTTATCGGCAGCGTGGGTATGGCCATTACCTTAAGCACGCTAACTGTATGCTTCATGAATGCCAATTCCGATGGAAGCCTCCCCAATGCCGCAGGCGTTATCGCCTTGATTGCAGCAAACCTTTACATCACGTTCTTTGCGGTGTCTTGGGGCCCGGTCATGTGGGTGATGCTTGGCGAAATGTTCAACAACCGTATTCGTGCCGTGGCAATTGCCATTTGCGGCCTCGCCCAATGGGGAGCAAACTTCATTGTGACTTGGAGTTTCCCGGTGCTTACGGGTAAAGACGGCATTGGCGTCGGGCCCACTTATGCCATCTACTCCTTCTTCGCTATCTTCAGCATCTTCTTTGTGGCAAAGTTCATTAAGGAAACAAAGGGCAAGGAACTCGAAGAAATGTAG
- the ileS gene encoding isoleucine--tRNA ligase — MFREVKKEESFPQIEERVLGLWDKDESFKKSLDSRPETEPYTFYDGPPFATGLPHYGHLLAGTIKDIVPRYWTMKGKKVPRGFGWDCHGLPIESLVQNELGLAGVAEIQKLGVDKFNETCRGKVLKYTSEWKKTVRRMGRWVDFDKGYKTMDKNFMESVWWVFKQCFDKGLIYQGYRIQPYSPALATPLSNFETNQGYKDRQDPSLTLIFPLNTDEAKFKDTSILVWTTTPWTLYSNFCIVVGPDMDYNLVEQDGKKYWIAASRTSAYFKNPNIVDTCKGSELVGKDYEPLSRISDAFVTPDQLSRHYKIYPADYVSTEDGTGAVHTAPSFGEEDFQKGAELDLGLFDPLDTEGKFTDKVPMWKGLGAKDADKEIIRYFKEQGRVFKQDTIVHSYPHCWRTGVPLIYRALKTWFLKIDAPVTSKDGVTKTLKEWMVENNQTVNWVPDHIKNGRFGKWLEGARDWNLSRNRFWGTPIPVWLSDDGDMIAVGSIEELQQLTGVKLDDLHKHFVDKLTIEKNGKVYRRTPEVFDCWFESGSMPYASRHYPFENKELVERSFPADFIAEGLDQTRGWFYTLTVLSNALFQKPAFKNVIVNGIILAEDGSKMSKSKRNYPDPNDLIERTGADAIRLFMINSAALKAEDLRFSEEGVKGIVKQVMLPLWNAVAFFVSNHNADAAKGQLNWKPGQEVKSDNELDRWMLATLQDLAAKVEVEMKAYRLYNVVPAVIAAVDDLTNWYVRRSRRRFWKSENDGDKNAAYATMYKVLVDFSKILAPFLPLLAEEIYQILVREVDANAPVSVHLCEFPSADKSLMDEKLVERIAMVRGMVEMGRVIRATNNVKNRMPIASMTVVAHGKVEKDVAETMKDLILEELNVREMKFLEDETKLVQLSAKPNFLAIKAKGPDYAKNMKVISAKLNSLTVDEIKALQNGETIKFDFGEVGADCLMLNRIVADGMAVEANQHFTVALDLKITDELRRACVARELVNRIQNRRKDQNYAITDKIEVTLFSASDVFKQAVAENEAYIAGETQAVSIKWAAAADGLEANDADGEAFSFTTVKA; from the coding sequence ATGTTTCGTGAAGTAAAGAAAGAAGAATCGTTTCCGCAAATAGAAGAGCGCGTGCTCGGCTTGTGGGATAAGGATGAATCGTTCAAGAAGTCGCTGGACTCCCGTCCGGAAACTGAACCGTACACTTTCTACGATGGCCCTCCGTTTGCGACGGGCCTTCCGCACTACGGTCACCTGCTTGCCGGTACCATCAAGGATATCGTTCCGCGTTACTGGACCATGAAGGGCAAGAAGGTTCCCCGCGGTTTCGGTTGGGACTGCCACGGCCTTCCGATTGAATCTCTCGTGCAGAACGAACTCGGTCTCGCGGGCGTTGCCGAAATCCAGAAGCTCGGTGTCGATAAGTTCAACGAAACTTGCCGCGGCAAGGTGCTCAAGTACACCAGCGAATGGAAGAAGACCGTGCGCCGCATGGGCCGCTGGGTGGACTTCGACAAGGGCTACAAGACCATGGACAAGAACTTCATGGAATCTGTGTGGTGGGTGTTCAAGCAGTGCTTCGACAAGGGCCTCATCTACCAGGGCTACCGCATCCAGCCGTACAGCCCGGCTCTCGCTACTCCGCTTTCGAACTTCGAAACGAACCAGGGCTATAAGGACCGTCAGGACCCGTCCCTGACCCTCATCTTCCCGCTCAACACGGATGAAGCCAAGTTTAAGGACACGAGCATCCTCGTGTGGACGACGACCCCGTGGACACTTTATTCCAACTTCTGCATTGTTGTGGGCCCGGACATGGACTACAACCTTGTGGAACAGGATGGCAAGAAGTACTGGATTGCCGCAAGCCGTACCTCCGCCTACTTCAAGAACCCGAACATCGTGGATACCTGCAAGGGTTCCGAACTCGTGGGCAAGGACTACGAGCCGCTTTCCCGCATTTCCGATGCATTCGTGACGCCGGACCAGCTGTCCCGCCACTACAAGATTTACCCCGCCGACTACGTGAGTACCGAAGACGGTACCGGTGCCGTGCATACCGCTCCTTCCTTCGGTGAAGAAGACTTCCAGAAGGGCGCCGAACTCGACCTCGGCCTTTTCGACCCGCTCGATACCGAAGGCAAGTTCACCGACAAGGTCCCGATGTGGAAGGGCCTGGGCGCAAAGGATGCCGACAAGGAAATTATCCGCTACTTCAAGGAACAGGGCCGCGTGTTCAAGCAGGACACGATTGTGCATAGCTACCCGCACTGCTGGCGTACTGGCGTTCCTCTGATTTACCGCGCCCTCAAGACTTGGTTCTTGAAGATCGACGCTCCTGTTACAAGCAAGGACGGCGTGACCAAGACTTTGAAGGAATGGATGGTCGAAAACAACCAGACGGTGAACTGGGTTCCGGATCACATCAAGAACGGCCGCTTTGGCAAGTGGCTCGAAGGCGCCCGAGACTGGAACCTTTCCCGTAACCGCTTCTGGGGTACGCCGATTCCGGTGTGGCTCTCTGATGACGGCGACATGATTGCCGTGGGTTCTATCGAAGAACTCCAGCAGCTCACTGGCGTGAAGCTCGATGACTTGCACAAGCACTTTGTGGACAAGCTCACCATCGAAAAGAACGGCAAAGTTTACCGCCGTACGCCGGAAGTTTTCGACTGCTGGTTCGAATCCGGTTCTATGCCGTATGCCAGCCGCCATTACCCGTTCGAAAACAAGGAACTCGTGGAACGCAGCTTCCCTGCGGACTTCATTGCCGAAGGCCTTGACCAGACTCGTGGTTGGTTCTACACGTTGACCGTGCTTTCTAACGCTCTGTTCCAGAAGCCCGCATTCAAGAACGTGATTGTGAACGGTATTATCTTGGCCGAAGACGGCTCCAAGATGAGTAAGTCTAAGCGCAACTACCCGGACCCGAACGACCTCATCGAACGCACGGGTGCCGACGCTATCCGCTTGTTCATGATCAACTCCGCTGCTTTGAAGGCTGAAGACCTCCGCTTCAGCGAAGAAGGCGTGAAGGGCATCGTGAAGCAGGTGATGTTGCCGCTTTGGAACGCTGTTGCATTCTTTGTCTCTAACCACAACGCCGATGCCGCCAAGGGCCAGCTCAACTGGAAGCCCGGTCAGGAAGTGAAGAGCGACAACGAACTTGACCGCTGGATGCTTGCAACGCTGCAGGATCTCGCTGCCAAGGTCGAAGTGGAAATGAAGGCTTACCGCCTGTACAACGTGGTGCCCGCCGTGATTGCCGCGGTGGATGACCTCACGAACTGGTACGTGCGCCGCAGCCGCCGCCGTTTCTGGAAGTCTGAAAACGATGGCGACAAGAACGCCGCCTACGCTACCATGTACAAGGTGCTCGTAGACTTCTCCAAGATTCTCGCTCCGTTCCTCCCGCTCCTCGCCGAAGAAATCTACCAGATTCTCGTCCGCGAAGTGGATGCCAACGCCCCGGTGAGCGTGCACCTCTGCGAATTCCCGAGTGCCGACAAGTCCCTGATGGACGAAAAGCTCGTGGAACGCATCGCCATGGTGCGTGGCATGGTCGAAATGGGCCGCGTGATTCGTGCTACGAACAACGTAAAGAACCGTATGCCGATTGCCAGCATGACGGTGGTTGCTCACGGTAAGGTCGAAAAGGACGTCGCCGAGACCATGAAGGACTTGATCCTCGAAGAACTCAATGTTCGTGAAATGAAGTTCCTTGAAGATGAGACGAAACTCGTGCAGCTCTCCGCCAAGCCGAACTTCCTCGCTATCAAGGCGAAGGGCCCGGACTATGCGAAGAACATGAAGGTGATTTCCGCCAAGCTGAATTCGCTGACTGTCGATGAAATCAAGGCTCTGCAGAATGGCGAAACCATCAAGTTCGACTTTGGTGAAGTCGGTGCCGACTGCTTGATGCTCAACCGCATCGTGGCCGACGGCATGGCTGTGGAAGCTAACCAGCACTTCACTGTGGCTCTGGACTTGAAGATTACCGACGAACTCCGCCGCGCCTGCGTGGCCCGCGAACTCGTGAACCGCATCCAGAACCGCCGTAAGGATCAGAACTACGCCATCACCGACAAGATCGAAGTGACGCTGTTCTCTGCAAGCGACGTGTTCAAGCAGGCTGTCGCGGAGAACGAGGCTTACATCGCCGGCGAGACCCAAGCGGTCTCTATCAAGTGGGCTGCCGCTGCCGATGGCTTGGAAGCTAACGACGCCGACGGCGAGGCATTCAGCTTCACCACCGTTAAGGCTTAG
- a CDS encoding prepilin-type N-terminal cleavage/methylation domain-containing protein produces MLLAKQNIRTRKAGFTLVEVLVVVTIMGILSAMGVVGLQRAVANARVKDAAVNTAAFVERVGNEAIRMSSEICLAQSGDQKILAYKVDSKTECHGTRIDSLVIDAPNKFTTMAACGMPADVPNMLTSTDVNKRFFKPKTGLSAVPVEGAICIQYGSDQIFGAARKLKTSNSVRAQWKVGNDVTANGADWMDL; encoded by the coding sequence ATGCTGTTAGCAAAGCAAAATATTCGCACAAGAAAAGCTGGTTTTACTCTGGTTGAAGTCCTGGTAGTTGTCACTATCATGGGAATTCTTTCGGCTATGGGTGTTGTGGGCCTGCAGCGTGCCGTTGCCAATGCCCGCGTTAAAGACGCTGCTGTCAATACCGCAGCCTTTGTTGAACGTGTGGGTAATGAAGCAATCCGCATGTCCTCCGAAATTTGCCTTGCCCAGAGTGGCGATCAAAAAATTTTAGCGTATAAGGTGGATTCTAAAACAGAATGCCACGGAACGCGAATTGATTCTTTGGTGATTGATGCCCCGAACAAGTTTACGACTATGGCAGCTTGCGGCATGCCGGCCGATGTCCCCAATATGCTGACATCTACCGATGTTAACAAGCGTTTCTTTAAGCCGAAAACGGGACTTTCTGCAGTACCGGTTGAAGGGGCAATCTGCATTCAGTATGGTTCCGACCAAATTTTTGGTGCGGCTCGAAAGCTTAAAACGTCCAATTCAGTTAGGGCGCAATGGAAGGTCGGAAACGATGTGACTGCAAATGGGGCTGACTGGATGGACCTGTAG
- a CDS encoding type II secretion system protein produces the protein MVRWCMAMVNRHSVVRPCARGKRGFGIVEVLIAAAVLGFLYMAVMNLQGGNRDALLRIRGRDGATEVAQNIIDSLGSLGIASLSDANLGVGGDGKLNPIAIPNIERTWKGQPGVIEHDMKVVYNAEVSVSRDNEYMVQNSTMLQNVSHVYAKRLDVKVSWQFKNSIQSIVVSGVIR, from the coding sequence TTGGTTAGGTGGTGTATGGCGATGGTGAACAGACATTCGGTTGTTAGGCCGTGTGCGCGTGGAAAGCGAGGCTTTGGCATTGTAGAGGTACTAATTGCTGCTGCCGTGCTCGGCTTTTTGTACATGGCAGTGATGAACTTGCAAGGTGGCAATCGTGATGCTCTCCTTCGTATTCGTGGTCGCGATGGTGCGACCGAAGTAGCTCAAAATATTATTGATTCGTTGGGTTCGTTAGGTATTGCGAGCCTTTCAGATGCTAATCTGGGGGTCGGTGGCGATGGCAAGTTGAATCCCATTGCGATTCCGAATATTGAACGAACATGGAAAGGCCAGCCGGGTGTTATTGAACACGACATGAAGGTTGTTTATAACGCCGAAGTTTCTGTATCGCGTGATAATGAGTACATGGTGCAAAATTCCACGATGTTGCAGAATGTTTCTCACGTGTATGCGAAACGGCTTGATGTCAAGGTAAGCTGGCAGTTCAAAAACTCGATACAATCTATTGTAGTTTCGGGGGTGATTCGATGA